The Aptenodytes patagonicus chromosome 25, bAptPat1.pri.cur, whole genome shotgun sequence genome window below encodes:
- the LSM7 gene encoding U6 snRNA-associated Sm-like protein LSm7 encodes MASVGGGGGGASKMADKEKKKKESILDLSKYIDKTIRVKFQGGREASGVLKGFDPLLNLVLDGTIEYMRDPDDQYKLTEDTRQLGLVVCRGTSVVLICPQDGMEAIPNPFIQQQDG; translated from the exons ATGGCGAGCGTCGGCGGAGGTGGCGGTGGCGCGAGCAAGATGGCG GataaggagaagaagaagaaggagagtaTTTTGGATCTCTCCAAATATATCGACAAAACAATCCGAGTGAAATTCCAAGGTGGGAGAGAAG CAAGTGGTGTCTTGAAAGGATTTGACCCTCTTCTGAACCTTGTGCTTGATGGTACCATTGAATATATGCGAG ATCCAGATGATCAATACAAATTAACAGAAGACACACGTCAGCTGGGACTTGTGGTCTGCAGAGGGACTTCTGTGGTTCTTATTTGTCCACAGGATGGAATGGAAGCTATTCCAAACCCTTTCATTCAGCAGCAAGATGGCTGA